The nucleotide sequence AGCTTCATGGACGAGTATTTGGATCTCAGGCTGAAAAGTCGAGCATTTCTGGAACAACTGGAGCGTATGGAAAGAATGACCCAAACAGATCAGGACTAATTGACATACGAATTTGTTTTCGTTATGATAAGAACCAAACTTGTATACCGAATGTTGCCGTGAAGGAAAAGAGTAGTCGGCCACTGGCTGTGAATAGCGAATCGGGGATAGTGGAAGCCCGGTCGCCATGCTGATGAAGGGCGTTCTGGAGCAATTTAATTGTAAGGTGGGCGAAGAAGTCATTCGCCAAGTAGGGTGGAACCGCGAGAATCCTCTCGTCCCTACACTGTCGCATCAGGCAGTGTAGAGGCGGGAGGTTTTTTTAGTTTCGACTTAAAGCCAAGTTCTAAAAAGTTTAGAGGAGGAAAAAGCATGAAAATGACATTTCAAGACATCATTTTGACGCTGCAAAACTTTTGGGCAAAGCAAAACTGTCTCATTGTCCAGCCGTATGACGTTGAAAAAGGGGCAGGTACGCTAAATCCAATGACCTTCCTTCGTTCCATTGGACCTGAGCCGTGGAATGTGGCATATGTAGAGCCTTCCCGTCGCCCGGCTGACGGACGCTATGGGGAAAACCCGAACCGTTTGTATCAGCATCACCAGTTCCAAGTAATCATGAAGCCATCACCGGACAACATTCAGGAGCTGTACCTGGAGAGCTTGCGCGAACTCGGAATTGAGCCACTTGAGCATGACATCCGATTTGTAGAGGACAACTGGGAACACCCGGGTCTCGGCGCATGGGGCTTAGGCTGGGAAGTTTGGCTGGACGGAATGGAAATCACACAGTTCACGTACTTCCAGCAAGTGGGCGGTCTGGAATGTAAACCAGTGGCAGTCGAGCTGACTTACGGACTGGAGCGTTTGGCTTCCTATATTCAAGAGAAAGAAAATGTGTTTGATCTGGAATGGTGCAACGGATATACGTACGGTGATGTATTCCTGCAACCAGAATACGAGCATTCCAAATACACATTTGAGCTGTCTGATGTCGACATGCTGTTCTCTCTCTACAATACGTATGAGGCAGAAGCAAAAAGACTGATGGCACAGAGACTGGTTTACCCGGCATACGACTACGTTCTGAAATGCTCCCACACCTTCAATTTGCTTGATGCGCGTGGAGCCATCAGTGTGACGGAGCGTACAGGCTACATCGCTCGTGTACGTAATCTGTCTCGTGAAGTAGCACAAACCTACTACAAAGAGCGTGAGCGCCTCGGTTTCCCGCTTTTGCAAAAAGGCAATGCAGACGCTGCGGATCAAGTGAATCAGGTGAAGGGAGAGGATACAAATGAGTAAGCGCGATCTACTCGTAGAGGTTGGTTTGGAAGAAATGCCTGCTCGTTTTGTCGCACAGGCAGCGGCACAATTCAAGGAAAAAGTAGAAAAGTGGCTGACTGCTGAGCGCGTGCCGTTTGATCAAATTACGGCATTGGAGACACCTCGTCGTTTTGCCCTGTTGATCAATGGATTGGCAGAAAAGCAGCCTGACCGCAATGATGAAGCGAAGGGTCCTGCACGCAAAATCGCACAAGATGAAGCGGGCAATTGGTCCAAGGCAGCACTCGGTTTTGCACGAAGCAACAATGTTGAGCCAGACCAACTGTATTATAAAGAAGTAAACGGGATCGAGTATGTTCATGCTCGTAAATCCGAAGCGGGAAAACCGACTACCGAGCTTTTGCCGCAACTGGCTGAAGTGATTACCAGCATGAGCTTCCCGAAAAACATGCGCTGGGGCGCACGCGATTTGAAATACGTTCGTCCGATTCGTTGGCTGGTTGCTTTGTTCGGCGATGAATTGATCGATCTGGAGATTGCAGGTGTAAAAAGCGGACGCGTTTCTCGTGGACACCGCTTCTTGGGAACAGAGGTTACGTTGAATCACCCGAGCGAATACGTGAGCAAGCTGGCTGAGCAGTATGTCATGGTGAATCCGGACGAGCGCAGAGCAGCCATTGTAGAACAGATTCATCGCTTGGAGAAGGAAAATGGCTGGACGATTCCAATGGACGAAGGACTTCTGGATGAGGTAGTCCATCTCGTAGAATATCCTACGGCTCTTTACGGAACGTTCGAACAAGAATTCCTTTCCATTCCACGTGAGGTTTTGGTGACCTCCATGCGTGAGCACCAGCGTTATTTCCCTGTTGAAAACGCTCAGGGTCAATTGCTGAATCATTTTGTGACAGTGCGTAACGGTGACAGCCGCGCTCTGGAAAACGTAGCGAAAGGGAATGAAAAAGTTCTTCGCGCACGTCTGTCTGATGCTCGTTTCTTCTACGTGGAAGACCAAAAGCTGTCCATTGAAAGCTGTCTGAAACGTTTGGAGACAATTGTTTACCATGAAGAGCTGGGAACAATCGGTGATAAAGTTCGCCGTGTACGCAAAACTGCTGCGCAAATGGCAAGCAAGCTGGGTGTGAGCGCGGAAGAGACGAAACAAGTAGACCGCATTGCAGAAATCGCAAAATTTGACCTCGTTACCAACATGGTAGGTGAATTCCCTGAACTGCAAGGGATTATGGGTGAAGATTACGCGCGTAAAGCGGGTGAGACTGACCTCGTAGCAAGTGGCGTATTCGAGCATTACCTCCCGCGTTTTGCAGGGGACAAAATGCCAGCTTCCGCCCAAGGCGCTATCGTCAGTCTGGCTGACAAGATGGACACGATCGTAGGCTGCTTCTCGATCGGGATTGTGCCTACTGGCTCACAGGACCCGTATGGTCTGCGCCGTATGGCAGCGGGGATCGTTACGATTTTGGTGGAGCGCGACTGGCAAATTTCTCTTGCCGATCTGTGGAATGCCGCGATGGAAGGCTATGTAGCGCAAGGCGTAAACAAGCGAGCAGCAGAAGACGTGAAAAAGGACCTCGTAGACTTCTTCGCACTCCGTCTGAAAAACGTCTTGCAGGATCATGGCGTGCGCTACGATGTCATTGACGCCGTTCTTGCTGCCGACCTGACACTGGTTCCAGAAGTGCTGGCAAAAGCAAAAGCATTGATGGGAGCGGTACAAACAGAAGAATTCAAGCTGATTGTGGAGCAGTTTAACCGGGTGAACAATCTGGCACAAAAAGCGGAAGCAGACCAAGTCAGCGAAGCTCTGTTCGCAGAAGATGTAGAACGTGCCTTGTATCAGGCATTCCAAGCTGTTCAGAAGGATGTAGAGGGTCTGAAGGATCAAGAGAAGGTGCTCGCAACCTTGTCAACCTTGCGCCAGCCGATCAACGCATTCTTTGATAAGGTAATGGTTATGGCCGAAGATCAGGCTGTTCGTGCAAATCGTCTGGGACTTCTCTTGCAACTTTCTCGTGTACTTTATCGCTATGCAGATTTTTCCAAAGTTGTATTCGCGTAAACAAAATATAACCGGTGCCTTCGTCTGAAAATCAGGCGGGGGCACCTTTTTTCCGCGTGAAAGAAGGAATATCCCGTCGAATAGAGTAATACTAGGAAGAGGTAAAGACAGAACCGGGGTGATTGGTCATCGAGCTTACCAAACGACAAGAGCACATCTTACAGATAGTGAAGGATGACGGACCGATAACAGGAGAGCATATCGCGGAGCGACTGAATTTGACTCGCGCGACGCTTCGCCCTGATTTATCCATCCTCACAATGTCAGGATATTTAGAAGCCAGACCTCGGGTCGGGTATTTTTATGCCGGCAGACCCGCAAGCTCAGTCATAAGTGAACGGCTTCACAAGCTTCTCGTCAATGACTACAAGGCTGTACCGATTGTGGTTTCCGAATCCGCCTCGGCTTACGACGCCATCGTTACCCTCTTTTTGGAGGATGTTGGCACATTATTCGTCGTCAATCAAAAAGGATATTTGGCTGGCGTGATTTCACGAAAAGACCTCCTGCGGGCTTCTTTAGGCAATAAGACGCTGGAGGATGTGCCGGTCAGCATTATCATGTCTAGGATGCCGAATATCATTACATGCGCACCTGATGAGACCTTGTACGCAGCCGCTAAAAAGCTGATTGATTTTCAGATTGATTCGCTGCCTGTCGTAAGGCCTAGCGAGGAAGATCCGAAGCAAATGGAGCTGTTGGGGCGCGTCACCAAGACGACGATCGCGAAAGCATTTGTAGAATTGGGTAGCGAACCGAAAGTGTAGGAGGAGAAGCGATGCAAGGTAAACAGCAAGGACAGCTCATCTATGTAGTCTCAGACTCCATCGGCGAAACGGCCGAACTTGTCGTTCGCGCAGGAGCTAGTCAGTTTGATCGTTTTTTGTTTGATGTACAAAAGTATCCGTATATAGAAGACAAGGAATCGATTGACGAAATCATTGCATCGGCAAAAGAATCGCGGGCAATGATCGTGTTCACTCTGGTCATTCCGGAGCTGAATGCGTATATTACACAACAAGCTGCTCTTCACGGAATTCCGGCTCTCGATGTTATGGGGCCGTTGATGAATACATTGCAGGGCATGTTGAAAGAGCCACCAACAGGAAAACCGGGTTTGGTACGCCGTCTGGATGAAGAGTATTTCCGCAAAGTAGACGCCATCGAGTTTGCCGTCAAATACGACGATGGACGCGACCCACGTGGCCTGTTGCGTGCAGATGTGGTTTTGATTGGCGTTTCGCGGACTTCCAAGACGCCACTTTCCATGTATTTGGCTAACAAGCGACTTAAGGTTGCCAATGTTCCGCTTGTCCCTGAGGTAGAGCCGCCAGAAGAATTGTTCCAACTGCCAATAGAAAGGTGTATTGGGCTTACCATCAATCCGGAGCAACTGAACGGCATTCGAACAGAGCGTCTGAAGGCACTGGGATTGACAGCACAAGCAAATTACGCCAATCTCGAACGGATTGCCGAAGAACTGGCTTATTCCAAGCGCATTATTGAGCGCCTCGGATGTACCGTAATTGATGTTTCCAACAAGGCAGTGGAAGAAACGGCAAACATCATTTTGGAGATGATTCGAAAAAACAATCTCCGTAATGAAAGGAAATAGGCCGAAAGAAGGATTTTGGCGTTTTTTGTAGAAAATCAATTAGCCGAGGTACTTATCATAGCGTGAGTTTCTCAGCGTTTATTGCACTTAGAAATGTGGAAAAGTAGAAAAGAAGAAAAGAAGTTTGATGTAAAGAAGGAAATTGACGAATTTTGACGAACTAAATATTCTCACGTGCGATTCTCCTTATAAAGGTGGAAAGACATGACTGGTCCCACTTCAGATGAATTTGTAAATCAAGTGCGTGCCGCTGTCGACATCGTAGACGTTGTAGGAGAGTACGTTCAACTGAGAAAAAGCGGTCGTGCCTTTCTCGGTCTATGTCCGTTTCACTCTGAAAAGAGCCCTTCCTTCAACGTAAATGCAGAGCGACAGTTTTTTCATTGCTTTGGCTGTGGAGCAGGTGGGGATATCTTTTCCTTTTTAATGAAACTGGAGCAATTGACTTTTCCAGAGGCACTGCACAAATTGGCGGAGCGTGCCGGGATATCTGTGCCCCAGCCGCAGCAGGTAGAGGAATCACCTGAAAAACGGATGAAACATGCGATGCAGGAAGCGCATACGTTCGTTTCACGCCTCTACCACTACGTGCTTACGAAAACTCCTTATGGCGCAGAAGCGATGAAGTATCTCGCAAAGCGCGGAATGTCTGAGGCGACAATCGCCGAATACCAAATCGGATTCGCCCCGGATTCATGGGATTTCGTGACGCAGCAGTTAACAAAGCGGGGATTTTCACAGGAATTGATGGTAGAGGCAGGGCTTTTGGCCAGGAGCGATGCAGGAAAAATCTTTGATCGCTTTCGAGGTCGTATCATGTTTCCGATCCAGGATTCCCAAGGTAACGTCATCGGATTTGGTGGGCGGTTACTGCAAGGATCGAAGCCCAATTCCAACCAAAAGTCTCAACCCAAGTATCTGAATAGCCCGGAAAGCCTTTTGTTCAACAAAAGCGCTACGCTGTTTAATCTTCATCGTGCGCGCCCCATTATTAGAAAGAAAAAAGAGGCGCTGTTGTTTGAAGGATATGTCGATGTTATATCGGCATGGCAGGCGGGTTTTATGCAAGGTATTGCCACTTTGGGAACAGCCTTGACGGAGCAGCAGGCCAGAATTCTTCGTCGCAATACAGAGTCAGTTGTACTCTGTTATGACGGAGATGCTGCAGGACAAGAAGCAACGAGCAAAGCGATTCACGTTTTGCAGCAAGCCGGTTTGATCGTTCGAGTAGCTCCACTTCCACAAGGAGTGGACCCGGATGATTACATCCGCCAGCATGGGGCTGAAGCATTTTCCCAGCAGGTATTGTTACAGGCGATGCCAATTACGGCTTTCCGTCTGAAACATTTACGCAGTCAGTTCGTAATAAAAGATGAGACGGACAAAGCTCGCTTAATCGCGAAGGCGGTCGAAATCATCAACGAACTCAACAGCCCGGTGGAACGGGACATGTATCAACGGCAATTGGCAGAAGAATACTCCCTTACTCTCGGTGATCTCAAATGGGAGTCCAAACGTGCTTACAATCAGCAAAAAAGTGAGCGCCAAAGGGATAAAGTGACGCCAGCATGGAATAATAGTATAAATAATGGCAAAGTTACGCTCGCGAAAACACTGCCACCCGCTTATCACACGGCTGAGCGCATGCTGCTTTACTACATGATGCGGAACGAAGAAATAGCCGCCCGCGTCCAACATGAATGCAGCGCCCACTTTCAAGTGGATGAACACGATGCGCTGGCTGCCTACCTGTACGCCTACTATGCAGAGGGAAACCCGGAAGACCCTGGAAAGTTTATACATTATGTGCAAGACGATTTGTTAAAGCAATTAGCCTCGGGATTGGCCATGATGGAGTGCAACAACGACGTATCTGAATTAGAGATCGGTGACTACATCAAACAAGTGAATAACTACCCGAAGCGTGCCGAGTTGGAACGATTGCGCGATGAGCAGCGGAGCTTACACCTCCAAGCGGCCGCAGCGGACAGCGAGGATGCGCGCAAACAACTTGAACTTCAAGCAGCCGTTACAGGGATGAAGATTCTTGAATTGGAAAATGCTTTAAAAGAAGGGTAGCTTCAGATCATTCCCGGGGAAGGAGGGAAAGTAGATGAACAAGCAAAATATTACTTCCGACATGGAAGCAACGTCCATCGAACAAGTGAAGGAACAACTGGTCGAATTAGGTAAGAAACGCGGCGCACTGTCGTATAAGGAGATTACTGCTCGTCTGGCAGGTTTTGAGCAGGATTCTGATCAAATGGATGAGTTTTTTGAATATCTTGGTGATCAAGGCATTGAGATTAACAACAATGAGAATGAAGATGACGACGATGAAGTCGATCAAATGATCATCAAGGACGAGGACAACGAAGAATTTGATTTTGACGATCTCTCCGTTCCGCCTGGAATCAAGATCAATGACCCTGTACGGATGTATCTGAAGGAAATTGGTCGAGTTCCTCTGCTCTCCGCAGAAGAGGAGATTAAACTGGCACAGCGAATTGAACAAGGTGATGAGGAAGCCAAAAGACGTCTGGCTGAGGCGAACTTGCGATTGGTTGTATCGATTGCGAAGCGTTATGTAGGACGCGGCATGCTATTTCTCGACTTGATTCAAGAAGGGAACATGGGTCTGATTAAAGCGGTGGAAAAGTTTGACTATCGCAAAGGCTACAAGTTCAGTACGTATGCGACCTGGTGGATTCGCCAAGCGATTACCCGTGCTATTGCAGACCAGGCTAGAACGATCCGGATTCCGGTTCATATGGTGGAAACGATCAATAAATTGATCCGCGTTTCCCGCCAGCTTCTGCAAGAGCTAGGTCGTGAACCTATGCCAGAAGAAATCGCTGAAAAAATGGATCTCACTCCGGAAAAAGTTCGGGAAATCATGAAGATTGCTCAAGAACCAGTATCCCTGGAGACTCCAATTGGGGAAGAAGACGACTCCCACTTAGGTGATTTCATTGAGGATCAGGATGCATTGGAGCCATCTGATGCAGCTGCCTATGAACTTTTGAAAGAACAGTTGGAAGACGTTTTGGATACATTAACAGACCGGGAAGAAAATGTACTGCGTCTGCGTTTTGGATTAGATGACGGTCGTACACGGACGTTAGAAGAAGTAGGGAAAGTGTTTGGCGTAACCCGTGAACGGATTCGTCAGATCGAAGCAAAAGCGCTTCGCAAATTGCGTCATCCGAGTAGAAGTAAACGCTTAAAAGATTTCTTGGAATAACCGATATAAGAAGTATGTGGCCTACGTTAGCCGACGTAGGCTTTTCTTATTCATGAAAGTAAACACTTTTTGTCGTAGTTAGGAGGGGCCGCGTTGGACGACCAGCGCAAGCGCACGATTATCGCCGAAATTGAAAACTGGCGGCGCAACCATTTACTGCCTGAACATTACTGCATCTTCTTGTTAAATCTGTATACAGAAGGGGATCGGCCAAATACACCGGCGTCCGCAGGCGGGAATGAGCGAATGGGAACGGCACCGGGTGTGCTGTCAGGAAAAGTCAATTCAACATCGTCTGTCACAAATACATATGCACCTAGAACTGTCTCTCCAGTGACGGGGAAAATGGTAGTGGCATGGCTCCTTGGTGCCTTTGTCATTGCTGGTTTGATCTTACTTGCTTTTCATTTTAACCGTTTTCAAACCCCAATGCAAATTACCATCTTTGCCTGTTTCGCTCTCGTTTTCTATATTCTGGGACTCGTATATCGAAGGTCGGCCCCGCCATTAACGCATTTATTCCTGGCTTTGTCTTTTCTGATCTTGATTGCGGGCGGCGTTTATTGTATCCAAAAATTGGAAGGTAGTATGCCGTTTATCCTGTTCTATTTAGGCTTCGTTTGCATGTTACTGTGCATCAGCGCCATTGTTTTCGGATATGCTTATTTGCTCTATGCAGGGTTACTGGGTTTGGCTATCTTGTATGGCATTACGACCGTGCATCGGGTAGGGATGGATTATACGTGGTGGACATCGGAGTTGTACTGGGTACCGCTTGCGTGCTTGCTCACAGGTATGGGCTTCTTGATGAATAAGGCCAATGCAAAATGGGCGGGAGTATTTGCTGTATGTGGACTTGCCTTTTTCTTTGGTGCAGAGATACAGGCGCTGTATATTCCAGCAGCGAAGCGGGACATGATTCAATTGCTGCTGTTCATTAAGGTGTTCATCGCGTCAACTTTGTTTTTCTTCACGCGAGGATATTGGTATGCGTGGTTGCGACTGTAGCACGCTGCGTGACTTCTCGTTTTCCTCCCCCTGCTTATCTGTTACAATTTCAGAAGAGAGCAAACGGGGTGAATAGATGAACAACAAGTGGAAAGTATTAATCGGTATTTTGCTGGCGGCTTTTTTTCTGGGTGGAGAAACAGTAGCCAAGTTTATGGGTGTAAATACATACAGTCTCGGATTCATAGCAGCCTCTGTATCTTTTTTGGGAGCGATTTTATTAGGAGCACGCCGATCATAGGCGTGTTTTTTTTGAGAATTTACCACATGAATTTCAAATCGTGGTGTATAATGGTAAGAGTATTCTGAACAAACGCTCAGTCAAAATTGTGTGTTTCTTGATGGTTCTTTACTAAAGCGTTTTCAAGGGGGCAGCGATTATGAACTTCGATTTGACTTCAGAACAACAAATGTTGAAAAAAATGATGCGCGAATTTGCTGATGAGGTAGTGGCACCAGGAGCAGATGAACGCGATCAAACTAAACAATTTCCTGTCGAAATATTCAAGCAGATGAGCGAGCTGAACTTGATGGGTCTTCCTTTCTCTGAGAAATACGGGGGGGCGGGAGCCGATTCTACGAGTTTTGCGATCGTTGTAGAAGAGCTTAGTCGTGCATGCGGATCTACAGGAATCACGTATTCGGCGCATATTTCATTAGGTGGCGCTCCACTTGCTTTGTTCGGAACGGAAGAGCAGAAGCTGAACTATTTAAGCAAAATCTGTTCGGGCGAAAGCTTTGGTGCGTTTGGCTTGACGGAACCGAATGCAGGGTCTGACGCAGGTGGTACGAGGACGAATGCGGTCTTGGCTGACGGGGAGTGGACGATTAACGGCTCCAAATGCTTCATTACCAATGCCTCCTATGCTTCTTTTCTCGCCTTGACAGCTGTGACTGACAAAGAGCAGGGCTCACGTGGTATTACAGCTTTTATCGTTCCGACAGATGCCCCTGGTTTTCAAGTGCTGGCGAACTATGAAAAGCTAGGCTTACACAGCTCCAATACGACCGAGCTCGTTCTTGAAAATGTCCGGGTGCCAGAGGAAAACGTCCTTGGGAAGAGGGGCGAAGGCTTCAAGCAGTTCCTCATTACACTTGATGGTGGGCGAATCGGGATCGGGGCTATGGCAGTAGGAATTGCACAGGCTGCCTACGACAAGGCGCTGCAATACTCCAAGCAGCGTACT is from Brevibacillus brevis and encodes:
- the dnaG gene encoding DNA primase, which codes for MTGPTSDEFVNQVRAAVDIVDVVGEYVQLRKSGRAFLGLCPFHSEKSPSFNVNAERQFFHCFGCGAGGDIFSFLMKLEQLTFPEALHKLAERAGISVPQPQQVEESPEKRMKHAMQEAHTFVSRLYHYVLTKTPYGAEAMKYLAKRGMSEATIAEYQIGFAPDSWDFVTQQLTKRGFSQELMVEAGLLARSDAGKIFDRFRGRIMFPIQDSQGNVIGFGGRLLQGSKPNSNQKSQPKYLNSPESLLFNKSATLFNLHRARPIIRKKKEALLFEGYVDVISAWQAGFMQGIATLGTALTEQQARILRRNTESVVLCYDGDAAGQEATSKAIHVLQQAGLIVRVAPLPQGVDPDDYIRQHGAEAFSQQVLLQAMPITAFRLKHLRSQFVIKDETDKARLIAKAVEIINELNSPVERDMYQRQLAEEYSLTLGDLKWESKRAYNQQKSERQRDKVTPAWNNSINNGKVTLAKTLPPAYHTAERMLLYYMMRNEEIAARVQHECSAHFQVDEHDALAAYLYAYYAEGNPEDPGKFIHYVQDDLLKQLASGLAMMECNNDVSELEIGDYIKQVNNYPKRAELERLRDEQRSLHLQAAAADSEDARKQLELQAAVTGMKILELENALKEG
- a CDS encoding helix-turn-helix transcriptional regulator, which encodes MVIELTKRQEHILQIVKDDGPITGEHIAERLNLTRATLRPDLSILTMSGYLEARPRVGYFYAGRPASSVISERLHKLLVNDYKAVPIVVSESASAYDAIVTLFLEDVGTLFVVNQKGYLAGVISRKDLLRASLGNKTLEDVPVSIIMSRMPNIITCAPDETLYAAAKKLIDFQIDSLPVVRPSEEDPKQMELLGRVTKTTIAKAFVELGSEPKV
- a CDS encoding acyl-CoA dehydrogenase; translation: MNFDLTSEQQMLKKMMREFADEVVAPGADERDQTKQFPVEIFKQMSELNLMGLPFSEKYGGAGADSTSFAIVVEELSRACGSTGITYSAHISLGGAPLALFGTEEQKLNYLSKICSGESFGAFGLTEPNAGSDAGGTRTNAVLADGEWTINGSKCFITNASYASFLALTAVTDKEQGSRGITAFIVPTDAPGFQVLANYEKLGLHSSNTTELVLENVRVPEENVLGKRGEGFKQFLITLDGGRIGIGAMAVGIAQAAYDKALQYSKQRTAFGNSLSHFQAIQHKLADMAMQIELARTMVYKAAWLKDHGRKFTKEAAMAKLYASEIAMSATHQAIQIHGGYGYMREYQVERFFRDARLLEIGEGTSEILRNVIAREIGC
- the rpoD gene encoding RNA polymerase sigma factor RpoD → MNKQNITSDMEATSIEQVKEQLVELGKKRGALSYKEITARLAGFEQDSDQMDEFFEYLGDQGIEINNNENEDDDDEVDQMIIKDEDNEEFDFDDLSVPPGIKINDPVRMYLKEIGRVPLLSAEEEIKLAQRIEQGDEEAKRRLAEANLRLVVSIAKRYVGRGMLFLDLIQEGNMGLIKAVEKFDYRKGYKFSTYATWWIRQAITRAIADQARTIRIPVHMVETINKLIRVSRQLLQELGREPMPEEIAEKMDLTPEKVREIMKIAQEPVSLETPIGEEDDSHLGDFIEDQDALEPSDAAAYELLKEQLEDVLDTLTDREENVLRLRFGLDDGRTRTLEEVGKVFGVTRERIRQIEAKALRKLRHPSRSKRLKDFLE
- the glyS gene encoding glycine--tRNA ligase subunit beta — protein: MSKRDLLVEVGLEEMPARFVAQAAAQFKEKVEKWLTAERVPFDQITALETPRRFALLINGLAEKQPDRNDEAKGPARKIAQDEAGNWSKAALGFARSNNVEPDQLYYKEVNGIEYVHARKSEAGKPTTELLPQLAEVITSMSFPKNMRWGARDLKYVRPIRWLVALFGDELIDLEIAGVKSGRVSRGHRFLGTEVTLNHPSEYVSKLAEQYVMVNPDERRAAIVEQIHRLEKENGWTIPMDEGLLDEVVHLVEYPTALYGTFEQEFLSIPREVLVTSMREHQRYFPVENAQGQLLNHFVTVRNGDSRALENVAKGNEKVLRARLSDARFFYVEDQKLSIESCLKRLETIVYHEELGTIGDKVRRVRKTAAQMASKLGVSAEETKQVDRIAEIAKFDLVTNMVGEFPELQGIMGEDYARKAGETDLVASGVFEHYLPRFAGDKMPASAQGAIVSLADKMDTIVGCFSIGIVPTGSQDPYGLRRMAAGIVTILVERDWQISLADLWNAAMEGYVAQGVNKRAAEDVKKDLVDFFALRLKNVLQDHGVRYDVIDAVLAADLTLVPEVLAKAKALMGAVQTEEFKLIVEQFNRVNNLAQKAEADQVSEALFAEDVERALYQAFQAVQKDVEGLKDQEKVLATLSTLRQPINAFFDKVMVMAEDQAVRANRLGLLLQLSRVLYRYADFSKVVFA
- a CDS encoding pyruvate, water dikinase regulatory protein codes for the protein MQGKQQGQLIYVVSDSIGETAELVVRAGASQFDRFLFDVQKYPYIEDKESIDEIIASAKESRAMIVFTLVIPELNAYITQQAALHGIPALDVMGPLMNTLQGMLKEPPTGKPGLVRRLDEEYFRKVDAIEFAVKYDDGRDPRGLLRADVVLIGVSRTSKTPLSMYLANKRLKVANVPLVPEVEPPEELFQLPIERCIGLTINPEQLNGIRTERLKALGLTAQANYANLERIAEELAYSKRIIERLGCTVIDVSNKAVEETANIILEMIRKNNLRNERK
- the glyQ gene encoding glycine--tRNA ligase subunit alpha, which produces MKMTFQDIILTLQNFWAKQNCLIVQPYDVEKGAGTLNPMTFLRSIGPEPWNVAYVEPSRRPADGRYGENPNRLYQHHQFQVIMKPSPDNIQELYLESLRELGIEPLEHDIRFVEDNWEHPGLGAWGLGWEVWLDGMEITQFTYFQQVGGLECKPVAVELTYGLERLASYIQEKENVFDLEWCNGYTYGDVFLQPEYEHSKYTFELSDVDMLFSLYNTYEAEAKRLMAQRLVYPAYDYVLKCSHTFNLLDARGAISVTERTGYIARVRNLSREVAQTYYKERERLGFPLLQKGNADAADQVNQVKGEDTNE